The DNA segment GGCGCCAAGTAGCGTCACTTGGTCGGCGGCCAGTGGGTAGACGTTGCCTTGCAGCAGCAGCGGGATATCACTGGCCTTGGCGCCGGAGAGCCTCACCAGTTTGTCGACGTTGCCCTTATCGGCCAGCCAGGCTTGTGGGTCTTTACGGTATTGGGCGTAGGCATCAAGGGTGACTTTGGCAAAGGCGCTGACAATTTCCGGGTGCTTCTCGGCAAAGTCCTTACGCACGATCCAGGCATCGAAGGTCGGAGCGCCGAACTTGGCCAGTTCGCCAGAGGTGATCAGCACCTTGCCGTTTTCCTTGGCCACACCCAGGGCCGGATCCCAGACATAAGTGGCGTCGATATCGCCACGCTTCCAGGCGGCGATGATGGCCGGCGGGGCGAGGTTGAGTACGGTGACTTTCGACGGGTCGATGTTCCAGTGCTTGAGCGCGGCCAACAGGCTGTAGTGGCCGGTGGAAACAAACGGCACGGCGATTTTCTTGCCGATCAGGTCCTGCGGGCTGTTGATCCCGGAACCGTTGCGCGCCACCAGGGCTTCGGCGCCACCGATCTGGGTGGCGACGAGGAAGGTCTGCACCGGCACTTTGCGGGTGATGGCTGCGGTCAGCGGGCTGGAACCGAGGTAGCCGATCTGCACATCGCCGGACGCGATGGCGGCGATGATATCGGCGCCATTGTCGAATTTTCGCCAGTCGATAGTGGCGTTCGTGGCTTTTTCATAAGCGCCGTCGGCCTGGGCGACTTTGGCCGGGTCAACGGTGGTCTGGTAGGCGATGGTCACGTCGGCCGCCTGGGCAAACAGGCTGGCGCCGGCCAGGGACAGGGCCGCCAGGAGGCGTAAAGGGGAAGGTCGTAGCATGGAGAAGCTCCTCATCAGGCGGCCAGACGTTGGCGTGTGAGGAGACTAAATGATCTAAGAATCCGAAAATAAATAACCTTTTCGAATTAGCTTATGAGGAGAAAAGTGCAAACAGAGCTTCAGGGCCATGAAATTAATGGGGGAGCTGGCTTGCCTGCAATAGCGGTGTAACAGCCGACATCTTATTTGGATGTGACGGCCTCATCGCAGGTAAGCCAGCTCCCACTGGGGGCATCGGATGGCGTCAGTTACTGATCGCCAGGATGCTCGCCTGGTACGCCCCGACAAACACGTCGAAATCGCCCACTTCGTTCTGCTCCAGCTCCGCCTGTTGCGCCAGCGATGTACGCGCCAGCTCTTCAAAACGCGCCTGCTCGTCTGCCGGCAACGGCTCGCTACGGAAGTACTCGGCATGCACTTCGCTCTGACGCAGGGAGAACTGCGCAAAGCTTTCCTTGCGCTCCTGCATAGCGGCCAACACTTGGGCCGACGGGGTCAGGGACGAATCCTGGATCTTCGCCAACTGGGCATCCAGTGCCTGGCTGTGTTCGCTGATGCCCTGGCTCTGGTCCAGCAGGGCAGCCAGCGGGGCGATTTTCTCCAGCAGTTCGGCGGCCCATTCCTTCATTTCCACCGCCTGGCCGCGACGCTGCAATTGCAGCCCCGGACGCCGGCCTTCCTTGACCACACTGAGGAAGTTCGACGTGGCATTGCCGCACTCGTTGTTTTCGAACAGCGGGCTGTCGTCCAGCGCGCAGTACAGCAGGAACGCGTCGAGGAAGCGCGACTCCGGCAGGTCGATGCCCATCGGCAGGAACGGGTTGATGTCCAGGCAGCGCACTTCGATGTACTGGATGCCACGGGCCATCAGCGCCTGGATCGGCCGTTCGCCGGTGTAGGTCACGCGTTTGGGGCGGATGTTGGAGTAGTACTCGTTTTCGATCTGCAGGATGTTGGTGTTGAGCTGTACCCACTCACCATCCTTGTGGGTGCCGACTTCGACGTAGGGCGCGTAGGGCGTTGCCACCGCTTCGCGCAGGCTGTCGGTGTAGCTGGCCAGATCGTTATAGCAAGGGGTCAGGCCGGCCTGGGCGTTGCTCTGGTAACCCAGATCGCTCATGCGCAGGCTGGTGGCATAGGGCAGGTACAGGGTGTCGGCATCGAACTGTTCCAGCTGGTGGGAACGCCCGCGCAGGAAACCCGCATCCAGGGCTGGCGAGGCACCGAACAGGTACATCAGCAGCCAGCTGTAGCGGCGGAAGTTACGGATCAGCGCGATATAGGCCGTGGACTGGTAGTCACGGTCGGTGCCCACGAAGCCTTCGGCTTCCTTGAGCAACGGCCACAGCTCTTCCGGCAGGGAGAAGTTGTAGTGGATACCGGCGATGCACTGCATGGTCTTGCCGTAGCGCAGGGCCAGGCCCTTGCGATACACGTACTTGAGCTGTCCGATGTTGGAGGTGCCGTAGTAGGCAATCGGAATATCTTCCTCGGCCGGCAACGGGCACGGCATCGATGGACTCCACAGGTACTCGTTGCCGAGCTTGCTGTAGGCAAAACGATGAATTTTATCGAGGCTGCGCAGGGTATCTGCCGGGTTGGGCAGTGCCGGCGTGATGAACTCCAGCAGCGACTCGGAATAGTCGGTGGTGATCGACTCATGGGTCAATGCGGCGCCCAGGGCCTCTGGATGCGGCGTTTGAGCCAGGCGGCCTTCGCCGGTGACACGCAGGCATTCACGCTCGATGCCGTGCAGGCAGTGCTCAAGCAAAGAGAGGTGTTCGCGCTTGCCGAGCAGAGCCAGGCGGCGGTTGAGAAGTTCGCTCAAGTTGGATTCCTTCACGCGTCAGTCGCCCCAATATGGGGGTGGGCAAGACGGTCTACAAGGGTGAAGTTAAAACTGGCGTTATCGCCTGGTTTTCGAGCCGGAACAACCTGCTCTGAAAGTGCCGACTTCATTCCCTGAATTTGGCTATCGCGCAGGAAGAAAATTCCGACGCTGTTTTCGCAGCGCCGAAATTAACCCAAATTGATGACAGGGAGCTATAGGACAGCGAAGGTGCCTTGTGCTTTTGCGACGAGTCTTTCGTCCTGATACACCTCGGCCTCGACCACCAGCGTGCGCCGGCCGGGGTGGATGACCCGGGCGGTGCACAGCACGTCACCGTCGGACACGGCACGGATGTAGTTGATTTTGCACTCGATGGTCGCGCTCTGCTGGTCAAAACCGTGGGAGCTGGAACAGGCCAGCCCCATGGCAATGTCCACCAGGCTGAAAATCGCCCCGCCATGGAGCTTGCCCGCGCGGTTGCGCAATTGTGGCTCCAGGCTCAGGGCAACCTCGGCAACGCCTTGGTCCAGGCGTTGCAGACGGCAGCCGAGCAGCTCGCTGAAGGCGCTGTGGGTCAAGCCGGCTGGCAGCTCCATCAGCGCTTTTTCAACTGCTTGGCGTTGGCGAACAGCGAAGCCATGGCGTTATTGGCCGGGGCTGCGGTGGTGGCTTCCTTACGCGGTGCAGTGTTTTCCGAACGGTTTTGCGACTGGCGCGGCGCTGAACCCGGGCGTGCGCCACGGGCACCGTCGATTTTCTCGCCGGGGGTATCGCTCATGCGCATCGACAGGCCCACGCGTTTGCGCGGGATATCCACTTCCATGACCTTGACCTTGACCACATCCCCGGCCTTCACCGCCTCACGCGGATCCTTGATGAACTTCTCTGAAAGCGCGGAGATATGCACCAAACCGTCCTGATGCACACCGATATCCACAAATGCGCCGAAGTTGGTCACGTTGGTCACCACGCCTTCGAGAATCATCCCCAGTTGCAAGTCCTTGAGGTCTTCGACGCCTTCCTGGAACTCGGCGGTCCTGAACTCCGGACGCGGGTCGCGACCCGGTTTTTCCAGTTCTTGCAGGATGTCGGTGATGGTCGGCACACCGAAGGTTTCGTCGGTGTACTTCTTCGGATCCAGGCGCTTGAGGAACGCGGCGTCGCCGATCAGCGAGCGGATATCGCGGTCGGTTTCAGCGGCGATGCGCTGTACCAGCGGATAGGCTTCCGGGTGGACTGCCGAGGCGTCGAGCGGGTTGTCACCGTTCATCACGCGCAGGAAGCCGGCGGCCTGTTCGAAGGTTTTTTCGCCAAGGCGTGCGACTTTTTTCAGCGCCGCTCGGGTCTTGAACGCGCCGTTTTCATCGCGATGGGTGACGATATTCTGCGCCAGGGTGGAGTTGAGGCCGGAAATCCGCGCCAGCAGGGCGACCGAGGCAGTGTTGACGTCGACGCCGACCTTGTTCACACAGTCTTCCACCACTGCATCCAGGCCGCGCGCCAGTTTCAGCTGCGACACGTCGTGCTGGTACTGGCCGACGCCAATGGATTTAGGGTCGATCTTCACCAGCTCGGCCAGTGGATCCTGCAGGCGGCGTGCGATGGACACCGCGCCACGGATCGACACGTCGAGGTCCGGGAATTCCTTGGAGGCCAGTTCCGACGCCGAGTACACCGAAGCGCCCGCCTCGGAGACCATGACCTTGGTCATTTTCATGCCTGGGTATTTTTTGATCAGTTCCAGGGCCAGCTTGTCGGTTTCGCGGCTGGCGGTGCCGTTGCCGATGGCAATCAGGTCTACCGCATGCTTGGCGCACAGGGCGGCGAGGATGGCGATGGTCTGGTCCCACTTGTTGTGCGGCACGTGCGGGTACACGGTGGCGTGGTCCAGCAGCTTGCCGGTGGCGTCGACCACGGCGACCTTGCAACCGGTGCGCAGGCCCGGGTCCAGGCCCAGGGTTGCGCGCGGGCCGGCCGGAGCGGCCAGCAGCAGGTCGTGCAGGTTGTGGGCGAATACGTTGATCGCCTCGGTCTCGGCGCCGTCGCGCAGCTCGCCCAGCAGGTCGGTTTCCAGGTGGGTGTAGAGCTTGACCTTCCAGGTCCAGCGCACGACTTCACTGAGCCATTTATCCGCAGGACGATTCTGATTCTGGATGCCGAATTGTTGGCCGATCATGCCTTCGCACGGGTGCATGGTGCCCGGCAGTTCGTCGCCGACCTTCAGCGCGGAGCTGAGAATGCCTTCGTTGCGGCCGCGGAAAATGGCGAGGGCGCGGTGGGACGGCATGCTTTTCAGTGGTTCGTCGTGCTCGAAGTAATCGCGGAACTTGGCGCCTTCTTCCTCTTTGCCGGCGATCACACGGGCGCTGAGGGTGGCTTCCTGTTTCAGGTAGTTACGCAATTTTTCCAGCAGGTTGGCGTCTTCGGCGAAACGCTCCATGAGGATGTACTTGGCGCCTTCGAGGGCGGCCTTGACGTCGGCCACGCCTTTTTCGCCATCGACAAAGCGCGCGGCTTCGGTTTCCGGGGTCAGGGACGGGTCGTTGAACAGACCGTCGGCCAGCTCGCCGAGGCCGGCTTCCAGGGCGATCTGGCCCTTGGTGCGGCGCTTCTGCTTGTACGGCAGGTACAAGTCTTCGAGGCGGGTCTTGGTGTCGGCGAGCTTGATATCGCGTTCGAGTTGCGGGGTCAGCTTGCCCTGCTCCTGGATGCTGGCGAGAATGCTGACACGCCGTTCGTCGAGTTCTCGCAGGTAGCGCAGGCGCTCTTCCAGATGCCGCAGCTGGATATCATCGAGGCTGCCGGTCACTTCTTTACGGTAACGGGCGATGAAGGGCACGGTGGAGCCTTCATCCAGTAGAGCGACGGCCGCTTCGACCTGTTGTGGGCGTACACCGAGTTCCTCGGCGATGCGGCTGTTGATGCTGTCCATAAAACCACCTGAAATTCTTGAAAGCAGTGCGCAGGCCCGGAAAACAAGGCTTTGCGCGGCTGGTTGAGCGGCCCGACTGGCGCCGCTGCCTGGGTCAAGAGGCAGCCTATTGACCCTCGAAATCGAAAAAGTCACGACAAGCAGATGAAAAAACACCAGGCCGGCCACGGTATTGCCCGGCACTGAGGCGCGGCATTATAACCAGCGATCCGTTCTTGGGGGGATTGCGCCAGGCGCCGGCGCACTGGTGGTTGGAGAAAAATCTGCTAACAATGCGTACCGTGCGTATAACGGCAGCTAAGCCATAATGCGCGCCAGATAAGAGGAGCATCCAATGAGCAGCACTGCACAAACTGCTGAAGGCGAAAAAATTCTCATCGTTGATGACGATCCGGGGCTGAGCAGCCTGCTGGAGCGGTTCTTCACCTCCAAGGGCTACCGTGCCCGCGCGGTGCCGAACACCGAGCAGATGGACCGCCTGCTCGGGCGCGAAGTCTTCAACCTGGTCGTGCTTGACCTGATGTTGCCCGGCGAAGACGGCCTGACCGCCTGCAAGCGCCTGCGCAGCACCAACAACCAGATCCCGATCATCATGCTGACCGCCAAGGGCGATGAGCTGAGCCGTATCAAGGGCCTGGAACTGGGCGCCGACGACTACCTGGCCAAGCCATTCAACCCCGACGAGCTGATGGCGCGGGTCAAGGCCGTATTGCGTCGCCAGGCGGCTCCCGTACCGGGCGCGCCAGGCAGCGAAGATGAAAGCGTGACTTTTGGTGACTACGAACTGTCGCTGGCTACCCGTGAGCTCAAGCGTGGCGAAGAAGTCCACATGCTCACCACGGGCGAATTCGCGGTGCTCAAGGCGCTGGTGATGAACGCTCGCCAACCGCTGACCCGTGACAAGCTGATGAACCTGGCCCGTGGTCGTGAATGGGACGCCCTGGAGCGCTCCATCGATGTGCAGATTTCCCGTCTGCGCCGGATGATCGAGCCGGATCCGTCCAAGCCGCGTTATATCCAGACAGTGTGGGGCGTGGGTTACGTGTTTGTGCCGGATGGCACGGCAACCAAGTAATCGATGATTTGCACATGCGGGTATTCCGGAGTTCGATCCCAAGGGGTCGGCCGGATGCCCGGCGTCTGCAATTCTGCGAGCGTGGCTCGCTCTTGCCAGGTGTCTAGCTGTCTTCTATGAAAACCCCGCTGTGGTTCCCCCAAAGTTTCTTCTCCCGCACCCTTTGGCTGGTGCTGATCGTCGTGCTGTTTTCCAAGGCGCTGACCCTCGTTTATCTATTGATGAACGAAGACGTGCTGGTGGACCGGCAGTACAGCCATGGTGTTGCGCTGACATTGCGTGGTTACTGGGCTGTGGATCCGGAGAACCGCGAAAAAGTCGCCAAGGCGTCGACGTTGACCCGCGTGGATGGGGCTGGCGTGCCGGAAGGCGAGCAGCATTGGCCTTACAGCGAGATCTACCAGCGCCAGATGCAGGCCGAACTGGGTGAAGACACCGAGGTGCGCTTGCGCATGCATGTATCACCCGCCCTCTGGGTGCGCGCGCCGAGCCTGGGCGATGCATGGATCAAGGTTCCGCTGTATCCGCACCCGCTGCGGGGGCAGAAGATCTGGAACGTACTTGGCTGGTTCCTGGCTATCGGCCTGCTTTCCACCGCGTCGGCCTGGATTTTCGTGCGCCAGCTCAACCAGCCGCTCAAGCGCCTGGTGTTCGCCGCCAGGCAACTGGGGCAGGGGCGCAGCGTGCGCCTGCCGATCAGCGATACGCCCAGCGAAATGACCGAGGTCTATAGCGCGTTCAACCAGATGGCCGAGGATGTCGAACAGGCCGGTCGCGAGCGTGAGCTGATGCTGGCCGGGGTGTCCCACGACCTGCGCACGCCGCTGACACGCTTGCGCCTGTCCCTGGAACTGATGGGTAACCACACCGACCTGACCGATGACATGGTCCGTGATATCGAAGACATGGACGCGATTCTCGACCAGTTCCTGGCGTTTATCCGCGATGGTCGCGATGAGGTGGTGGAAGAAGTGGACCTGACCGACCTGGTCCGCGAGGTCGTGGCGCCCTATAACCAGAATGGCGAGCAGGTACACATGCGCCTGGAGCCGATCCAGCCCTTTGCGTTGCGCCGGGTCTCGATGAAGCGCCTGTTGAACAACCTGATCGGCAACGCCTTGCATCATGCGGGCACCGAGGTGGAAGTCGCCGCCTATGTGTCTGGTGACACCAACGCGCCCTATGTGGTGCTGAGTGTCATGGACCGTGGCGCCGGGATTGATCCGGCGGAGCTGGAGGGCATTTTCAACCCCTTCACCCGTGGCGACCGTGCTCGTGGTGGCAAAGGCACCGGCCTGGGGCTGGCGATTGTGCGGCGGATTGCCTCGATGCATGGTGGCAATGTTGAGCTGCGCAACCGTGCCGATGGCGGGCTGGAAGCGCGGGTGCGCTTGCCGTTGGGGCTGATGTTGCCAAGGGATGCGGTCTAAGCCACGACTAAAATCAAATGTGGGAGCTGGTTTGCCTGCGAAAAAAACTAACAGTGATGTTGAATGTTAGTCAGTCATCGCAGGCAAGCCAGCTCCCACACTGGTTTGTGCTGCCCTAAAGGGCGTATTTCAGCCCTTGCCCTTGGTCCGGGTCAGATTCGGCCCGCTGTTCTTCTCCAGATGCTGAATGATGATCCCCGCCACATCCTTGTTGGTGGTGGTCTCAATTCCTTCCAGGCCTGGTGACGAGTTGAC comes from the Pseudomonas shahriarae genome and includes:
- the ompR gene encoding osmolarity response regulator transcription factor OmpR → MSSTAQTAEGEKILIVDDDPGLSSLLERFFTSKGYRARAVPNTEQMDRLLGREVFNLVVLDLMLPGEDGLTACKRLRSTNNQIPIIMLTAKGDELSRIKGLELGADDYLAKPFNPDELMARVKAVLRRQAAPVPGAPGSEDESVTFGDYELSLATRELKRGEEVHMLTTGEFAVLKALVMNARQPLTRDKLMNLARGREWDALERSIDVQISRLRRMIEPDPSKPRYIQTVWGVGYVFVPDGTATK
- the tauA gene encoding taurine ABC transporter substrate-binding protein, producing the protein MLRPSPLRLLAALSLAGASLFAQAADVTIAYQTTVDPAKVAQADGAYEKATNATIDWRKFDNGADIIAAIASGDVQIGYLGSSPLTAAITRKVPVQTFLVATQIGGAEALVARNGSGINSPQDLIGKKIAVPFVSTGHYSLLAALKHWNIDPSKVTVLNLAPPAIIAAWKRGDIDATYVWDPALGVAKENGKVLITSGELAKFGAPTFDAWIVRKDFAEKHPEIVSAFAKVTLDAYAQYRKDPQAWLADKGNVDKLVRLSGAKASDIPLLLQGNVYPLAADQVTLLGAPTTKAVTDTAAFLKEQGKVEAVLPDYAPYVSAKFITN
- a CDS encoding PaaI family thioesterase — its product is MELPAGLTHSAFSELLGCRLQRLDQGVAEVALSLEPQLRNRAGKLHGGAIFSLVDIAMGLACSSSHGFDQQSATIECKINYIRAVSDGDVLCTARVIHPGRRTLVVEAEVYQDERLVAKAQGTFAVL
- a CDS encoding Tex family protein → MDSINSRIAEELGVRPQQVEAAVALLDEGSTVPFIARYRKEVTGSLDDIQLRHLEERLRYLRELDERRVSILASIQEQGKLTPQLERDIKLADTKTRLEDLYLPYKQKRRTKGQIALEAGLGELADGLFNDPSLTPETEAARFVDGEKGVADVKAALEGAKYILMERFAEDANLLEKLRNYLKQEATLSARVIAGKEEEGAKFRDYFEHDEPLKSMPSHRALAIFRGRNEGILSSALKVGDELPGTMHPCEGMIGQQFGIQNQNRPADKWLSEVVRWTWKVKLYTHLETDLLGELRDGAETEAINVFAHNLHDLLLAAPAGPRATLGLDPGLRTGCKVAVVDATGKLLDHATVYPHVPHNKWDQTIAILAALCAKHAVDLIAIGNGTASRETDKLALELIKKYPGMKMTKVMVSEAGASVYSASELASKEFPDLDVSIRGAVSIARRLQDPLAELVKIDPKSIGVGQYQHDVSQLKLARGLDAVVEDCVNKVGVDVNTASVALLARISGLNSTLAQNIVTHRDENGAFKTRAALKKVARLGEKTFEQAAGFLRVMNGDNPLDASAVHPEAYPLVQRIAAETDRDIRSLIGDAAFLKRLDPKKYTDETFGVPTITDILQELEKPGRDPRPEFRTAEFQEGVEDLKDLQLGMILEGVVTNVTNFGAFVDIGVHQDGLVHISALSEKFIKDPREAVKAGDVVKVKVMEVDIPRKRVGLSMRMSDTPGEKIDGARGARPGSAPRQSQNRSENTAPRKEATTAAPANNAMASLFANAKQLKKR
- the gshA gene encoding glutamate--cysteine ligase, translated to MSELLNRRLALLGKREHLSLLEHCLHGIERECLRVTGEGRLAQTPHPEALGAALTHESITTDYSESLLEFITPALPNPADTLRSLDKIHRFAYSKLGNEYLWSPSMPCPLPAEEDIPIAYYGTSNIGQLKYVYRKGLALRYGKTMQCIAGIHYNFSLPEELWPLLKEAEGFVGTDRDYQSTAYIALIRNFRRYSWLLMYLFGASPALDAGFLRGRSHQLEQFDADTLYLPYATSLRMSDLGYQSNAQAGLTPCYNDLASYTDSLREAVATPYAPYVEVGTHKDGEWVQLNTNILQIENEYYSNIRPKRVTYTGERPIQALMARGIQYIEVRCLDINPFLPMGIDLPESRFLDAFLLYCALDDSPLFENNECGNATSNFLSVVKEGRRPGLQLQRRGQAVEMKEWAAELLEKIAPLAALLDQSQGISEHSQALDAQLAKIQDSSLTPSAQVLAAMQERKESFAQFSLRQSEVHAEYFRSEPLPADEQARFEELARTSLAQQAELEQNEVGDFDVFVGAYQASILAISN
- a CDS encoding ATP-binding protein, which codes for MKTPLWFPQSFFSRTLWLVLIVVLFSKALTLVYLLMNEDVLVDRQYSHGVALTLRGYWAVDPENREKVAKASTLTRVDGAGVPEGEQHWPYSEIYQRQMQAELGEDTEVRLRMHVSPALWVRAPSLGDAWIKVPLYPHPLRGQKIWNVLGWFLAIGLLSTASAWIFVRQLNQPLKRLVFAARQLGQGRSVRLPISDTPSEMTEVYSAFNQMAEDVEQAGRERELMLAGVSHDLRTPLTRLRLSLELMGNHTDLTDDMVRDIEDMDAILDQFLAFIRDGRDEVVEEVDLTDLVREVVAPYNQNGEQVHMRLEPIQPFALRRVSMKRLLNNLIGNALHHAGTEVEVAAYVSGDTNAPYVVLSVMDRGAGIDPAELEGIFNPFTRGDRARGGKGTGLGLAIVRRIASMHGGNVELRNRADGGLEARVRLPLGLMLPRDAV